The DNA window CTCCGCTGGCCGCCAGAATCAGCGCATAGGCCCAGCGCTGAGAGGTGTGCTGGTCGGCCGCCACTGTCATTGTCGCTGCCATCGGATCCCCGATCAGGTAAGTTTGATGATTATCGAACCGATAGAGACGATACAGCCGGTATGATGGTCATCAAACCACTGTGAGGTAGATCATGACCGAAACCAAGGAATCGGCCACCGAGGCGCCGCCGGTGGCGTCGTTACCCGCCGTACTCGGCGCACTCCAGGATCCGGTCCGGCTGGAGATGGTGCGCCGACTGAGCAATGCGGGCACCGCGATGCGCTGCGCCGCGCTCTACGAGGTGATCAACAAGTCGACCGCCACGCACCACTTCAAGATTCTGCGCGAAGCCGGTGTCATCGAGCGACTGATTATCGACGGCCAGACCTGTCAGCGCCTGCGCGCCGAGGATCTCGACAACGCCCTGCCCGGCCTGCTGCCCTCGATCGTCGAGGCCGCCAACCGCGCCCGCAACGACTGATAGGCGGCAGATCAATGGCCGAAGCACAGAGCTCCGGCCACCGCCGGAGCTACCTCAGCTCGCCACCAAGCGCCGCACCGCGGCGGGCAATTCCCGAGTCCGGCGATAGGGCCCGGCCACCGAAGCCGCGAACGGACGCGCGAGCAGCGTGCGCGCGATCGCCGAAACCTCATCGGTGGTCACCGCATCGATGCGGGTCAACGTCTCGGAGACGCTGCGGTGATTGCCGTAACTCAGTTCGCTGCGGCCGATCCGGTTCATCCGCGAGGCCGAATCCTCCAGCCCCAGTACCAGCCCGCCGCGCAACGAACCCTTGGCCCGCGCGCATTCCGCGTCGGTGATCCCATTGGCCGCGACCTCTTCCAGCACGCCGTGCGCCAGTGTCGCCACCTTGCCGAGATTTTCCGGCTGGCACCCGATGTACACCGAGAACGCGCCGGTATCGGCGAAGGTGTCCACGCTGGAGTACACCGAGTACGCCAGTCCGCGTTCTTCCCGAATGCGCTGGAACAGACGCGAACTCAGGCCGCCGCCGACAACAGTGTTGAGCACCGACAGTGGCCAGCGCCGCTCCCCCTCGTGCCGCCCGAAGGCCCGCACGCCGAAGGCCAGATGCGCCTGTTCGCTTTCGCGGTGGTTCCAGTGCAGCTCGGGTGTGCTGTGCGGCCGGAACCGGCCCTCGCGCCGTCGCGCGGGCTCGGCGCCCGGGTCGAGCCGGTTCTCGAAGGCGCGGTACACCAGTTCCACGGTGTGGTCGTGCTCCACGTTGCCCGCGACCGCGACCACCATCCGGTCCGGCCGGTAGCGCCGCAGATGAAAACCGCGCAGCTGCGCGGCATTCATCGCCTCGATGGTTTCGATCGAACCGATCACCGGGCGTCCGATCGGATGGTCGCCGAAGAGTGCGGACAGGAACGCGTCGCCGACCAGATCCTCGGGGTCGTCGTCGCGCATGGCGATCTCCTCGAGCACCACCTGCCGCTCGACATCCACATCCTCGGCCCGGCACAGACCGTTGAGCACCACATCGGAGACCATGTCAACGGCCAGCGGCAGATCCTCGTCGAGGACATGGGCGTAGTAGCAGGTCTGCTCCTTCGCGGTGAACGCGTTGAGCTCACCGCCGACCGCGTCCATCGCCTGAGCGATATCCAGCGCCGAACGCGTCGGAGTCGCCTTGAACAGCAGATGTTCCAGGAAGTGCGCGGCGCCCGCGACCGTAGGTCCCTCGTCGCGTGAGCCGACGCCGACCCAGACGCCGATCGATGCCGAGCGCACACCGGGCACGTGTTCGGTGACCACGCGCAGTCCGCCGGGTAGCACGGTCCGCCTTACACCGGCGTCGGTGCCCCGCATCTGATCCATCCGCAGCTCCAGAGACGAACCCCCCTGCTCGCCGCGGAGCAGAGGGGTTGCCGTCTTCTTCTTCGTCACAGAGACAAGTACTACTCGGTCTCCGCCGTGCCCGCATCAACGGTCTCGGCCGCCGCGGGCTCGTCGGCGTTCTCGTCGACCGGAACCAGCGAAATCTTGCCGCGGTTGTCGATATCGGCGATCTCCACGCGCAGCTTGTCGCCGACGTTCACCACGTCCTCGACCTTGGCCACACGCTTGCCGTTGCCCAGCTTGGAGATGTGCACCAGGCCGTCACGGCCCGGCAGCAGCGAGACGAACGCGCCGAAGGCGGTGGTCTTGACGACCGTGCCCAGGAAGCGCTCGCCGACCTTCGGCAGCTGCGGGTTCGCGATGGCGTTGATCTGATCGATCGCCGCCTGAGCCGCAGGGCCATTGGTCGCACCGACGTACACGGTGCCGTCATCCTCGATGGAGATGTTGGCGCCGGTCTCCTCGGTGATCTGGTTGATCACCTTGCCCTTCGGGCCGATGACCTCACCGATCTTGTCGACCGGGATCTTGATCGCGGTGACGCGCGGTGCGTACGGGCTCATCTCGTCCGGGGTGGCGATGGCCTCGGCCATGACCTCCAGGATGGTGGTGCGGGCGTCGTGCGCCTGGCTCAGCGCACCGGCCAGCACCTGCGAGGGGATGCCGTCCAGCTTGGTGTCCAGCTGCAGCGCGGTGACGAAGTCCGGCGTACCCGCGACCTTGAAGTCCATATCGCCGAAGGCATCCTCGGCGCCGAGGATGTCGGTCAGGGCGACGTAGCGGACCTCGGCCTCACCCTTGTCGTTGGTGATGGTGTCCGACACCAGGCCCATGGCGATACCGGCGACCGGCGCCTTGAGCGGCACACCGGCGTTCAGCAGCGACAGGGTAGAGGCGCAGACCGACCCCATCGAGGTGGAACCGTTGGAGCTCAACGCCTCCGAAACCTGACGGATGGCGTACGGGAACTCTTCCTGGCTGGGCAGCACCGGAATCAGCGCCCGCTCGGCCAGTGCGCCGTGGCCGATCTCGCGCCGCTTCGGCGAACCGACGCGACCGGTCTCACCGGTGGAGAACGGCGGGAAGTTGTAGTGGTGCATGTAGCGCTTGCTGGTCTCCGGGCCGAGCGAGTCGACCTGCTGGGCCATCTTGACCATGTCGAGGGTGGTGACGCCCATGATCTGGGTCTCGCCACGCTCGAACAGCGCCGAACCGTGCGCCCGCGGGACCACCGCGACCTCGGCCGACAGCGCGCGGATATCGGCCAGACCGCGACCGTCGATGCGGAAGCCGTCGGTCAGAATGCGCTGGCGCACCAGCTTTTTGGTGACCGAGCGGAAGGCGGCGCCCAGTTCCTTCTCGCGGCCCTCGAAATCGTCGCCGAGGCGGGCGAGCACATCGGCCTTGATCTCGTCGATCTTGGCCTCGCGCTCCTGCTTGTCGGCGATGCTCAGCGCCTCGCCCAGCTCACGCTTGGCGGTGCCCTCGACGGCCTCGTAGACATCGGCCGCGTACGGCGGGAAGAGCGGGAACTCTTCGGTCGGCTTGGCGGCCAGCGAGGCCAGATCCTGCTGCGCCTTGCACAGGCGGGCAATGAACGGCTTGGCGGCCTCGAGGCCCTGTGCCACCACGGCTTCGGTCGGCGCTTGCGCACCGTCCGCGACCAACGCGATGACCTTATCGGTGGCCTCCGCCTCGACCATCATGATCGCGACATCACCGGACTCGACAACGCGGCCGGCGACCACCATGTCGAAGACCGCGCCTTCGAGCTGCTCGACGGTCGGGAAAGCGACCCACTGACCGTCGATCAGCGCGACGCGTACGCCGCCGACGGGGCCGGAGAACGGCAGGCCCGAGATCTGGGTGGACGCGGACGCGGCGTTGATGGCCACTACGTCGTACAGATCGTTCGGGTCCAGGCTCAGCACCGTGACCACGACCTGGATCTCGTTGCGCAGGCCGTCGACGAACGACGGGCGCAGCGGGCGGTCGATCAGGCGGCAGGTCAGGATCGCGTCGGTGGAGGGGCGGCCCTCACGACGGAAGAACGAACCCGGGATGCGGCCCGCGGCGTACATGCGCTCTTCGACGTCGACCGTCAGCGGGAAGAAGTCGAACTGATCCTTGGGGTGCTTGCCCGCGGTGGTGGCGGACAGCAGCATGGTCTCGTCGTCCAGGTAGGCGACGACCGAACCAGCGGCCTGACGGGCCAGGCGGCCGGTCTCGAAGCGGACGGTGCGGGTGCCATAGCTGCCGTTGTCGATCAGCGCGACGGACTCGAACACACCGGGTTCGACCTCGATGGCCGAAGATGTAGTTGTTTCGGACATTTTTCTTCTCTCAACCTCTCGTCTTCGCTGGGTCCAGCGCCATCGGGCGCGACCCAGCTATCGTCAGCCGTACCGGATACGGACGCGCGGCAACCCTCCTGGCTGCGACGCGCACACCCGGCCGATTCCCCTTGGAAACGGCGACGCGGAGGCGGTCATCGATCGAAGCCCGCCGGTACTGACCATTTCGAGCGACCTGCAAACAGTCGCTACGGCCACCGGGGGGCCACTACCGAAGACCGACGCCACGCGACGGGTGCATACGGCTGTCTTGTTGTCGTGCAAACCGGAGCCGACCATTTCGAGCGACCTGCCAGCAGGCGCTACGACCAAACCCCTCATACACAAATAGCCAACGGGGAGATTGTACGTCTCCCCGTTGGCCGGGTGATCTACCGCCTCGGCTAAGCAGCGTGTCGAGCGCTGCCCGCCCAACCGGCCACCACAGAGCGAGTCCTACGAGCGACGTTCGCGGCCCGTCTCGCGTCCGAGCCGTCGAAGCGCATGCGACGTAGTCGCGAGTCTCGACGGCACCGCTAGCGACTGCTCGCAGGTCGCTCGAAAGGGTCGGACGCGAGACATCGGGGGGCCGCGAACACGCAGCGCCGCAGGCGCTGCAAATCAAACACAGTTACCGACGCAGACCCAGGCGCTCGATCAGCGAACGGTAACGCGCAATGTCGCTCTTCTGCAGGTACTTCGAGAGCCGACGACGGCGGCCGATCAGCGCGAGCAGACCGTGGCGGGTGTGGTGATCGTGCTTGTGCACCTTCAGGTGCTCGGTGAGGTCGGCGATCCGCTTGGACAGCATCGCGATCTGGGCTTCCGGCGAACCGGTGTCCTTCTCGTGCAGGCCGTACTCGGCGAGAATTGCCGACTTCTGCTCGGTGGTCAGTGCCATGGGGCATCCACTCCTATTTCTCAGTACCGCGCTCGGAATTCCGGATACCCGGATCGGGTGCCGCCGCGGACCGCAGCAAACCCGAGGATCCACCCTACCGGATCGATATTCCGGATCGAATTCGGTATGTCGTATCGAATCGCGCGAGCGAATCCGCCGTCGGGAACATCAGTCGGCGGCGGCGAGCACCTTGCGGGTGTTCTCCACATCGCGGCCCATGGCCTCGAGGAGTTCAGCGATGGAGTCGAACTTGCGCATACCGCGTAGGTGCTCGACGAAATCCACGGCGACGTGCTGGCCGTACAGATCGGCCTCGCCGTCGAGCACATACGCCTCAACGGTGCGGGCACGCCCGGAGAAGGTGGGGTTGGTGCCGATCGAGACCGCGGCCATCGCCCGCTCCCCCGGTGTCACGGTACCGATGGTCGGGCCAGGTCCGAGCACGGTGAACCAGCCCGCGTACACCCCGTCGGCCGGAATCGCGGCATACATCGGCGGCGCGATATTCGCGGTCGGAAAGCCGAGCTCACGGCCGCGGCCGTCGCCGTGCACGACCACGCCCTCGACGCGATGCGGGCGACCGAGCGCCTCGGCCGCCGCGGCCATATCACCCGCGTCGACGCAGGCCCGGATATAGGTAGAGGAGAAGGTGACCGCGTGCTCGCCGAGCAGCTTGACCCCGTCGACCTCGAAGCCGAACCGCTCCCCTAGCTCGCGCATGGTGTCGATGGTGCCCGCGGCCTTCTTACCGAAGGTGAAGTTGTCGCCGACCACGACCTCGGCCACATGAAGCCGCTCGACCAGCAGATCGTGCACATAGCGCGCGGGGGGCAGCTTCATGAATTCTTGGGTGAAGGGCATTACGCAGAACACGTCGACGCCGAGTTCCTCGGCCAATTCCGCGCGTCGGGTCAGTGTGGTCAGCTGCGCGGGATGCGAGCCGGGACGCACCACTTCCATCGGGTGCGGATCGAAGGTCATCAACACCGCCGGAACACCGCGCGCGGCAGCGGACTTCACGGCCCTGCTGATCAGCTGCGCGTGGCCGCGATGCACACCGTCGAATACGCCGATCGTGAGTACACACCGCCCCCAGTCCGCGGGCACATCGTCGAGACTTCGCCATCTCTGCACAGTGCGCAGCCTACGCAAAACGGGTGGCGAACAGTATTCGGAGGTGCCGATCCGCACTCCGGCCCCGAGCCCGTTGTGTACAGGAGGTGAACTGCGGGTCCGGCTCCGATCGCCTCCCGGCAATTGCGGAGTAACAACGATCCATGATTTTCCCTGCTGGCAACGCTCGAGATGGGATCCTGAAGCTTCGGACGCGCTCGGCGCGGCACGGGCCGTCGGAACACCGGCGAACCTGATCTTGGTCCGACCAGCCGAAACTACGGATCGGCGGGACGGATCGACAGCTGTCGGACAACGGCATCGCGATGTTCATGTGTCTGAATGTGTGAACCGGGAGTCATGTGCATAAGCTCGAAGATGTGCCCGGTAAACGAGATATCGCCACCCGACGGGAGCTGGCCGACACCGCAGCGCAGCCGACCGAGACCACAGGCCCGCACGGCAGCACCACGACGATCGCGCCGGAGCTCACCTCGGTCGCCCAGGACTATTTGAAGGTGATCTGGACCGCCCAGGAGTGGTCACAGGAGAAGGTGTCGACGAAGCTGCTCGCCGAGCGGATCGGCGTCTCGGCCTCCACTGTCTCCGAGGCCGTTCGCAAGCTCGCCGACCAGGGGTTGGTCGAGCACGCCCGGTACGGTGCCATCACCCTCACCGAACATGGCCGCCGCGCCGCGATCGCCATGGTGCGACGGCACCGCCTGCTCGAGACCTTCCTGGTCAATGAACTCGGCTATGGCTGGGACGAGGTGCACGACGAGGCCGAGGTGCTCGAGCACGCGGTCTCCGAACTGCTGATGGCGCGCATCGACGCGAAACTCGGCTATCCGGACCGGGATCCGCACGGCGATCCCATTCCATCGGTCGACGGCGCGGTGCCCACCCCACCGGCCCGCCAGCTCAGCGGTTTCCGCGCCGGTGAATCCGGCCATGTCGCACGGATTTCCGATGCCGATCCGGATATGCTGCGATACTTCGATTCCGTCGGCATCGCGCTGGATACCCCGATCGTGGTGGTGGAACGCCGAGACTTCGCGGGCACCATCGCGATTCGCATCGGCGAGCGGACCATCGATCTCGGCAGCCCTGCGGCCGAAGCCATTTGGCTCGGCACTCGCGACTAGCGGCTGGTGAAGTAGTGGCGCAGGTCGGCGGGGACGCCGTCGGCGGCGGCATTCGACCAGCAGACATTGTGCGGGAAGTTGACGTAGGTGGTCCACTTCGTGCCGACGTAGCGCACCAGGCGCTGACTGTCACCTGGCACGTCCCAGACCATGATTGCCCAGTGGCCGTCACATGAGGTCGAAGTCGGTGTGGCGGCCAGGAGTTGGCCGG is part of the Nocardia sp. NBC_00565 genome and encodes:
- a CDS encoding polyribonucleotide nucleotidyltransferase, with product MSETTTSSAIEVEPGVFESVALIDNGSYGTRTVRFETGRLARQAAGSVVAYLDDETMLLSATTAGKHPKDQFDFFPLTVDVEERMYAAGRIPGSFFRREGRPSTDAILTCRLIDRPLRPSFVDGLRNEIQVVVTVLSLDPNDLYDVVAINAASASTQISGLPFSGPVGGVRVALIDGQWVAFPTVEQLEGAVFDMVVAGRVVESGDVAIMMVEAEATDKVIALVADGAQAPTEAVVAQGLEAAKPFIARLCKAQQDLASLAAKPTEEFPLFPPYAADVYEAVEGTAKRELGEALSIADKQEREAKIDEIKADVLARLGDDFEGREKELGAAFRSVTKKLVRQRILTDGFRIDGRGLADIRALSAEVAVVPRAHGSALFERGETQIMGVTTLDMVKMAQQVDSLGPETSKRYMHHYNFPPFSTGETGRVGSPKRREIGHGALAERALIPVLPSQEEFPYAIRQVSEALSSNGSTSMGSVCASTLSLLNAGVPLKAPVAGIAMGLVSDTITNDKGEAEVRYVALTDILGAEDAFGDMDFKVAGTPDFVTALQLDTKLDGIPSQVLAGALSQAHDARTTILEVMAEAIATPDEMSPYAPRVTAIKIPVDKIGEVIGPKGKVINQITEETGANISIEDDGTVYVGATNGPAAQAAIDQINAIANPQLPKVGERFLGTVVKTTAFGAFVSLLPGRDGLVHISKLGNGKRVAKVEDVVNVGDKLRVEIADIDNRGKISLVPVDENADEPAAAETVDAGTAETE
- a CDS encoding metal-dependent transcriptional regulator, yielding MAPELTSVAQDYLKVIWTAQEWSQEKVSTKLLAERIGVSASTVSEAVRKLADQGLVEHARYGAITLTEHGRRAAIAMVRRHRLLETFLVNELGYGWDEVHDEAEVLEHAVSELLMARIDAKLGYPDRDPHGDPIPSVDGAVPTPPARQLSGFRAGESGHVARISDADPDMLRYFDSVGIALDTPIVVVERRDFAGTIAIRIGERTIDLGSPAAEAIWLGTRD
- a CDS encoding ArsR/SmtB family transcription factor — protein: MTETKESATEAPPVASLPAVLGALQDPVRLEMVRRLSNAGTAMRCAALYEVINKSTATHHFKILREAGVIERLIIDGQTCQRLRAEDLDNALPGLLPSIVEAANRARND
- a CDS encoding M16 family metallopeptidase; protein product: MDQMRGTDAGVRRTVLPGGLRVVTEHVPGVRSASIGVWVGVGSRDEGPTVAGAAHFLEHLLFKATPTRSALDIAQAMDAVGGELNAFTAKEQTCYYAHVLDEDLPLAVDMVSDVVLNGLCRAEDVDVERQVVLEEIAMRDDDPEDLVGDAFLSALFGDHPIGRPVIGSIETIEAMNAAQLRGFHLRRYRPDRMVVAVAGNVEHDHTVELVYRAFENRLDPGAEPARRREGRFRPHSTPELHWNHRESEQAHLAFGVRAFGRHEGERRWPLSVLNTVVGGGLSSRLFQRIREERGLAYSVYSSVDTFADTGAFSVYIGCQPENLGKVATLAHGVLEEVAANGITDAECARAKGSLRGGLVLGLEDSASRMNRIGRSELSYGNHRSVSETLTRIDAVTTDEVSAIARTLLARPFAASVAGPYRRTRELPAAVRRLVAS
- the rpsO gene encoding 30S ribosomal protein S15 — its product is MALTTEQKSAILAEYGLHEKDTGSPEAQIAMLSKRIADLTEHLKVHKHDHHTRHGLLALIGRRRRLSKYLQKSDIARYRSLIERLGLRR
- a CDS encoding bifunctional riboflavin kinase/FAD synthetase; translation: MQRWRSLDDVPADWGRCVLTIGVFDGVHRGHAQLISRAVKSAAARGVPAVLMTFDPHPMEVVRPGSHPAQLTTLTRRAELAEELGVDVFCVMPFTQEFMKLPPARYVHDLLVERLHVAEVVVGDNFTFGKKAAGTIDTMRELGERFGFEVDGVKLLGEHAVTFSSTYIRACVDAGDMAAAAEALGRPHRVEGVVVHGDGRGRELGFPTANIAPPMYAAIPADGVYAGWFTVLGPGPTIGTVTPGERAMAAVSIGTNPTFSGRARTVEAYVLDGEADLYGQHVAVDFVEHLRGMRKFDSIAELLEAMGRDVENTRKVLAAAD